One genomic region from Streptomyces sp. NBC_00457 encodes:
- a CDS encoding PucR family transcriptional regulator, which yields MGSLFAELARQASTNARREVETYAREIPEFRFLDTDPRARGDTMEYSVWLRRRTIELSPGNSELTADDLRYIATIGEVRAAAGMSSDSRQRVLRVHTALMLRDIHEATESQRGGDVEELMQVMTWFAPQGDRGIVAYRQGFVTVLRRRLPYVEQVALLARSLLTGDPMATDLAPALGLDVPEFCAVTVIRVPDRPAGDRDLDNEIEALVKTHRVPVVWCPEGGTRGGELITVTPCADDELRQSPAPATDLVRDFAEALGRPCAAGTATAPRSELADALDRARRISKAAPLRPASARLRAHTMPDVFVELAVADVPFVDAWLHTVAQRLASGPDLLVTLDAYYRHDMNRGATATALNVHPRTLDYRLRRVRELTGIDPGSTSGVRTLSSAVTRRLSGAWDRETAT from the coding sequence ATGGGGAGCCTCTTCGCTGAACTGGCCCGGCAGGCGTCGACCAACGCCCGCCGGGAGGTCGAGACGTACGCACGCGAGATTCCGGAGTTCCGATTTCTGGATACGGACCCCCGGGCCAGGGGCGATACGATGGAGTACTCGGTGTGGCTCCGGCGCCGGACGATCGAACTGTCCCCGGGCAACAGCGAGCTGACCGCCGACGACCTCCGCTACATCGCGACCATCGGCGAGGTTCGGGCCGCTGCCGGAATGTCCTCGGATTCACGGCAGCGGGTGCTGCGCGTGCACACCGCGCTCATGCTGCGCGACATCCACGAGGCGACCGAGAGCCAACGCGGCGGCGATGTCGAGGAACTCATGCAGGTGATGACCTGGTTCGCCCCGCAGGGCGACCGCGGCATCGTCGCCTACCGACAGGGATTCGTGACGGTGCTGCGCCGCCGACTGCCGTACGTCGAACAGGTCGCCCTGCTGGCCAGGTCACTGCTGACCGGCGACCCCATGGCCACCGACCTCGCCCCCGCCCTCGGCCTGGACGTCCCCGAATTCTGCGCGGTGACGGTGATCCGGGTGCCGGACCGCCCCGCCGGTGACCGTGACCTGGACAACGAGATCGAGGCGCTGGTGAAGACGCACCGGGTACCGGTCGTGTGGTGCCCGGAAGGCGGAACGCGGGGTGGTGAGCTGATCACCGTAACTCCGTGTGCGGACGATGAGTTACGGCAGTCCCCCGCGCCCGCGACTGATCTCGTACGTGACTTCGCCGAGGCCCTCGGCCGCCCCTGCGCCGCCGGCACCGCCACCGCACCCCGGTCCGAACTCGCCGACGCCCTCGACCGGGCCCGGCGGATCAGCAAGGCGGCCCCGCTGCGACCGGCATCGGCCCGGTTGCGGGCCCACACCATGCCGGACGTCTTCGTCGAACTCGCCGTCGCGGACGTGCCGTTCGTCGACGCCTGGCTCCACACGGTGGCCCAGCGCCTCGCCTCCGGCCCCGATCTCCTCGTCACCCTCGACGCGTACTACCGCCACGACATGAACCGCGGCGCCACCGCGACCGCCCTCAACGTCCACCCCCGCACCCTCGACTACCGCCTCCGCCGCGTACGCGAACTCACCGGCATCGACCCGGGCTCGACCTCCGGCGTACGGACGCTGAGTTCGGCCGTGACGCGGCGGCTGTCGGGGGCGTGGGACAGGGAGACGGCAACCTGA
- a CDS encoding GbsR/MarR family transcriptional regulator: protein MPGGRLTQQERQQIALGLADGLAYAEIARRLERPTSTITREVMRNGGPTGYRADLAHRATEHRAHRRKQAAPASPVAPPQAYGRDPEAVREYEEVFTTVLMASGTPKMMARVMSCLCISDSGSLTASELAQRLQVSPASISKAVAFLESQGLVRRERDDRRRERYVVDDDIWYQSMMASARALEQTVQTARQGVSVLGPGTPAGVRFENIARYLDFIAESTARAAEQARDILRTKPETTAGGTD, encoded by the coding sequence ATGCCGGGAGGCAGACTCACCCAGCAGGAACGCCAGCAGATCGCGCTGGGACTGGCCGACGGCCTCGCCTACGCGGAGATCGCCAGGCGCCTGGAGCGCCCGACCTCGACCATCACCCGCGAGGTCATGCGCAACGGCGGCCCCACCGGCTACCGCGCCGACCTCGCCCACCGCGCCACCGAACACCGCGCCCACCGCCGCAAGCAGGCCGCACCCGCGAGTCCCGTGGCGCCCCCGCAGGCCTACGGACGCGACCCGGAGGCGGTGCGCGAGTACGAGGAGGTGTTCACCACCGTCCTTATGGCGTCGGGCACGCCCAAGATGATGGCCCGGGTGATGTCCTGCCTCTGCATCAGCGACTCGGGCAGCCTCACCGCGTCCGAACTGGCCCAGCGCCTCCAAGTCAGCCCGGCGTCCATCTCCAAAGCGGTCGCGTTCCTCGAAAGCCAGGGCCTGGTCCGCCGGGAACGCGACGACCGCCGCCGCGAGCGCTATGTCGTCGACGACGACATCTGGTACCAGTCGATGATGGCCAGCGCCCGGGCCCTCGAGCAGACCGTCCAGACCGCACGGCAGGGCGTCAGCGTCCTCGGCCCCGGCACCCCGGCCGGCGTCCGGTTCGAGAACATCGCCCGCTACCTCGACTTCATAGCCGAGAGCACCGCCCGCGCGGCGGAGCAGGCCCGCGACATCCTGCGGACGAAACCCGAGACGACGGCGGGCGGCACTGACTGA
- a CDS encoding DUF4394 domain-containing protein, with translation MKSGTRKRLAAAIAVVSVSSALMLGLPGSGSAAATPSLVAFGITGDGTQMAMFTTDKPNVNNWVRDIVGLSGDTTLIGIDFRVQNGLMYGVGNQGGIYTIKTPPATTDVVITKVSQLQYTLHGTNFGVDFNPAADRLRVISDTGQNLRHNLNDNTTIQDVNLTTPPIEGTTKGVSAAAYTNNDLNGATATTLFDVNTTTDQVVIQSPANNGTLAATGSLGIDAQINAGMDIFSTLSGGKTVSNAAFAALSVPGANRPSLYSINIFTGEATLVADAATSKFAVNLTDLAISLTGS, from the coding sequence ATGAAATCAGGAACCAGAAAGAGACTCGCGGCGGCGATCGCGGTCGTGTCCGTCTCCTCGGCGCTCATGCTGGGCCTGCCGGGCAGCGGCTCGGCCGCCGCCACCCCCAGCCTGGTGGCCTTCGGGATCACCGGTGACGGTACCCAGATGGCCATGTTCACCACCGACAAGCCGAACGTGAACAACTGGGTCAGGGACATCGTCGGGCTGAGTGGCGACACGACTCTGATCGGCATCGACTTCCGGGTGCAGAACGGCCTGATGTACGGCGTCGGCAACCAGGGCGGCATCTACACGATCAAGACCCCGCCGGCCACCACGGACGTCGTGATCACCAAAGTCTCCCAGCTCCAGTACACGCTGCACGGCACCAACTTCGGCGTCGACTTCAACCCGGCCGCCGACCGGCTGCGTGTGATCAGCGACACCGGCCAGAACCTGCGGCACAACCTCAACGACAACACGACCATCCAGGACGTGAACCTCACCACCCCGCCGATCGAGGGCACGACCAAGGGCGTCTCCGCCGCCGCCTACACGAACAACGACCTCAACGGGGCCACCGCGACCACGCTGTTCGATGTCAACACGACCACCGACCAGGTCGTCATCCAGTCCCCGGCCAACAACGGCACGCTGGCAGCGACCGGCAGCCTCGGCATCGACGCGCAGATCAACGCGGGCATGGACATCTTCAGCACCCTGTCGGGCGGCAAGACGGTCAGCAACGCCGCCTTCGCCGCTCTCTCCGTCCCCGGTGCCAACAGGCCTTCCCTCTACAGCATCAACATCTTCACCGGCGAGGCCACGCTCGTGGCCGACGCCGCCACGTCCAAGTTCGCCGTCAACCTCACGGACCTGGCCATCTCCCTCACGGGAAGCTGA